In Phoenix dactylifera cultivar Barhee BC4 chromosome 11, palm_55x_up_171113_PBpolish2nd_filt_p, whole genome shotgun sequence, the following are encoded in one genomic region:
- the LOC103709499 gene encoding 50S ribosomal protein L21, mitochondrial-like isoform X1, translated as MACRRCLASLTRHFRSRLLWNAALENTQTLIFRARGPRLNSFDSPAGFGCINSLQFNITRHLNSRPTNPSDEEEDEEEGGQSCEEEGGEAPASKCMVQRGKSEEEKIKEAAEIGYKVIGPLDPSENPFKPYEPAFAVVQIGSHQFKVSNGDSIFTERLKFCEVNGKLILNRVLMLGSKTQTIIGRPVLPDAAVHAVVEEHALDAKVIIFKKKRRKNYRRTKGHRQELTKLRITDIQGIDKSDNLATNA; from the exons ATGCCTGGCTTCCCTCACTCGCCATTTCCGATCTCGCCTCCTCTGGAACGCCGCCTTGGAGAACACCCAAACCCTAATATTTCGAGCTCGAGGTCCTCGCTTGAACTCCTTCGATTCTCCCGCCGGATTCGGATGCATCAATTCCCTTCAATTCAATATCACGCGCCACTTGAATTCTCGGCCGACGAATCCTTCcgacgaggaggaggacgaggaagAAGGGGGTCAGAGCTGCGAGGAAGAGGGTGGCGAGGCTCCGGCTTCGAAATGTATGGTTCAGAGAGGTAAATCGGAGGAAGAGAAGATAAAAGAAGCGGCTGAGATCGGATACAAGGTGATTGGGCCGCTGGATCCGTCGGAAAACCCATTCAAACCATATGAACCGGCTTTTGCTGTTGTTCAG ATTGGTTCTCATCAGTTCAAAGTCAGCAATGGGGATTCCATTTTTACTGAAAGATTGAAATTTTGCGAGGTTAATGGCAAG CTAATTTTGAACAGGGTTCTGATGCTGGGATCAAAAACTCAGACAATCATCGGTAGGCCAGTGTTACCTGATGCAGCTGTGCATGCTGTTGTTGAAGAGCAT GCTTTAGATGCAAAAGTAATCATattcaagaaaaagagaagaaaaaactaTCGTCGAACCAAGGGCCATCGCCAG GAGTTGACTAAGCTAAGAATTACTGACATCCAAGGAATAGATAAGTCAGATAACCTCGCAACCAATGCTTAG
- the LOC103709499 gene encoding 50S ribosomal protein L21, mitochondrial-like isoform X2 has protein sequence MACRRCLASLTRHFRSRLLWNAALENTQTLIFRARGPRLNSFDSPAGFGCINSLQFNITRHLNSRPTNPSDEEEDEEEGGQSCEEEGGEAPASKCMVQRGKSEEEKIKEAAEIGYKIGSHQFKVSNGDSIFTERLKFCEVNGKLILNRVLMLGSKTQTIIGRPVLPDAAVHAVVEEHALDAKVIIFKKKRRKNYRRTKGHRQELTKLRITDIQGIDKSDNLATNA, from the exons ATGCCTGGCTTCCCTCACTCGCCATTTCCGATCTCGCCTCCTCTGGAACGCCGCCTTGGAGAACACCCAAACCCTAATATTTCGAGCTCGAGGTCCTCGCTTGAACTCCTTCGATTCTCCCGCCGGATTCGGATGCATCAATTCCCTTCAATTCAATATCACGCGCCACTTGAATTCTCGGCCGACGAATCCTTCcgacgaggaggaggacgaggaagAAGGGGGTCAGAGCTGCGAGGAAGAGGGTGGCGAGGCTCCGGCTTCGAAATGTATGGTTCAGAGAGGTAAATCGGAGGAAGAGAAGATAAAAGAAGCGGCTGAGATCGGATACAAG ATTGGTTCTCATCAGTTCAAAGTCAGCAATGGGGATTCCATTTTTACTGAAAGATTGAAATTTTGCGAGGTTAATGGCAAG CTAATTTTGAACAGGGTTCTGATGCTGGGATCAAAAACTCAGACAATCATCGGTAGGCCAGTGTTACCTGATGCAGCTGTGCATGCTGTTGTTGAAGAGCAT GCTTTAGATGCAAAAGTAATCATattcaagaaaaagagaagaaaaaactaTCGTCGAACCAAGGGCCATCGCCAG GAGTTGACTAAGCTAAGAATTACTGACATCCAAGGAATAGATAAGTCAGATAACCTCGCAACCAATGCTTAG